ATGTAGCTTTGACCTTAATTGTAATTTTTCTATGTTAATACTAAGTGTTTGTAAGTATTTCTAATAGCAAATGTAATGATAATTTTTTAATCACCATTCTGTATATTCATAACATATGGAGGATCAATTTTAGGAAGTTTAGTTTCACGGATTTTGATTTTAGGATGcaagtaaaaataaatgaagGGAATATATTGCAAGGAAAGAGGAAAGTGCACAACTGTTTAATCCTTCTGAATTCTGTATTGAGCGATGCGAAAACATTTATGTTTTCTCGCCTATGTGTTTGATATGCACTGAACATTTATGTTCTGTCTTGTCTAGATGTTAATTATTAAACATGGTTTTCTGGCATGGCAGCCACAAGATTTCATTTGTTCTTCTTCTTATATTGTGATAAATGTAAATTTACAGGAATCAGAAATCCTGGAACAGATAGATCGAGATGTGAAGAGAACACATCCTGAAATGCCCTTTTTCTCTGCCAAGGCTAACCAGGTTTCACTTCAGTGCCTTGGAATTCCTTATTTCCATTTAAACTACAAGTAATTGTCATTTGGACTAAATTTTTCAAACACATTTCAGGAATCTCTAAGGCGTATTCTCATTATCTTCTCAAAATTAAATCCTACCATAAGATACGTGCAAGGGATGAATGAAGTTTTGGCACCTCTTTTTTATGTGTTCAAGAATGACCCTGATACAAGCAATTCAGTATGTTCTTTTACTGTTTGATCACATGATTTTAAATGGAACGTTTGAATGTTGACAAAGGAGGAATTTATCTATCATAAGGATATCTATCTGCTTCTCTCTCGCTCATTACATGGAACACAAAAACTTTATTGTGGATATTTTGAGTTTCTAAAATCAACACTAAATGAATTCTTTCTGGAGAATTAGAATAGCTCATTTATATGAATATTAATTCACAACTTGGTCTGTTTTATGATTGGTTCTGAAATGTGTTCATTAGCTGAACCATTCAATTTTGGAATTACAGGCCTCAGCTGAAGCAGACACTttcttttgctttgttgaattgcTCAGTGGCTTTAAAGACAACTACTGTAAGCATCTTGACAACAGCCAAGTGGGTATTCGGTCTACACTTTCAAAGTTGTCTCAACTCTTGAAGAGACATGATGAAGAGCTATGGCGACATATGGAAATCACTACAAAGGTAGGGAATATTCAGTAATATATTTCACAGACTGCAAAATCTACTATAGCATGCATGCTGAGAAAGTGCACATGGAATTGCACCCAGAAAAACTTCTGTCATGTTATTTGACCAATAGCTAATATTGGACATCTTACTATCCGTAATGTCACCTCTTCTCCACTTTTCTATTTATTAGCTTGTCCTAAATGAAAATGCTAGTATTACCACTGGAAAGGAACAGGAACTGGTCTATTTTCTCGCATTGTACAGTTAAAGTTGCTCTTATTTCCTTGTCAATTTAACAGTATGTTACTGTTTTAGGTTTATCTTCTGAACAAGATACTAATATTGATAGCCTGCTATATTGTTTTTGTGGGTAAATTTAGTCACTCTGGTATGTCACCCATCATTGTTGATAGTCATGCATGGATATTGAAAATACAGGTATATCCACAATACTATGCATTTAGATGGATCACACTACTGTTGACAATGGAGTTCAGCTTCAATGTGTGTATTCACATTTGGGATGCTATCTTGGGTGATCCAGAAGGTCCTCCGGTATAACCTCTGGACTAAGCCTCCAAACTAGGTTTGCAGCCATGTTACTTGTACAACTGCAGGGGGCTAATGCTTTGCATGTTCTTGTGCAGGACACGTTGCTAAGAATATGCTGTGCCATGCTCATCCTTGTCCGGAGGCGCCTCCTAGCTGGAGACTTCACTGCCAACATCCAGCTGCTGCAGCACTATCCACCGACTAACATCGACCACCTTCTTCACATTGCTAACCGACTGAGAGGAAGCGTAGCCAGCTAGCGATACATTCTCATTTTCTGCATATCTGTACCTCGATCTTGTCTTTGTGGTGGCGTTCATCTGATCATATTGCGAACTCGGCAATGTAGGTAGTTGTGTTTATCCCATTTTGGTGTGGGTGTGGCTGGCAATGTGGTTGTAGAAGAGAGCGTTGAGGCCCTAGATGCATTTCTTGTTGTGTTTACATTAGAAACATCTCCGCTCTGTGGAAAAAGCATCAGTTTTACATGTTCCGTATGAAAAATGTTGTGTTGGATGTGTTACTTGGTAGACTATACAGATGAGGGAGGACTTAGAACTAGTAGGAAAGAGCTATGGTTAGGCCACCTCATAAACAAATcaatagtttttagagttttagCCATTAGTTATAGCTGTCAATGTTTGGATAAAATTCCTACTTCCTCAGTTTTTTTGGCCTCTGTCGCATTTATAACTGAAATCTgtaaacattgaaaaaaaaatcaaggtaaAATTTGTAGGTTTGGCTCGAGTTTCTTTGAAATTCGTGTTTGTATTAACTCTTTACTTGAAAGGAAATGCTAATATGACTATGAAATACTAGCAAAATACTCTATTGGTCCAATTTTATGAGGCATGTTGACTTTAATTTATGGTGTGATGGACTGATTGGTAGTGTGGGCTGTTACGAGATGCCTTGCATTCCTTCTCACATTGGTCGccattagatatttttttaacttttctgtttttaattttaaaaataaaaacccttTCATAATTTATTTCCAAGACAAGACTTTAATTTCCATTTCAATTTATATTGGAGCTAGCGATCAATGGCAGATATTTTGAAAGGCAAATATTTCCAAAATTTATTTGCCTTTCAAAATACATTCTCATGCCTTTTGGCTATGCCAGTTGAACTGGCATGGCAAAACAACACTGTTACGTCAGTTTGGTTAGCGAGTTTGGTTAGCGTGACAATGTTATTTGGTCATCTCAACCTTACTAGCGTGGTAGAACAAAAAAATATCATGCCTGCTAAGTGTTAGTGTTGTTTTGTCACGTCAGACCAAAAGATTTAGATTCTAGAAATAAGTTTTATGAGGATTTATTTttaagagtaaaaaaaataaaaagtacaaaaaataaaaaaaaattctacccATTATGGAGAATCTCGATGACAGTGCTCTTTTATTGCTGATGAAATTCCTTTGTATAAAAGCCTTGGTAGGTGGTAGCTAGTATTATGAAAGCCTCGGTAGCTATTATGGAAGCTTCTTTATATGATTCCTTTGATCCCCGATGAAAGTTTAGGAGACTacttttaatttgaaaataagaTATATTGGAATAAATATCCTAAAACGTCAAAAGGGGTATCATGGTGAACGATATTTTCAAAAGATGCATCATCAACCTTCATCAGCGGTTAAAGGCACAATACATCATCAAGATTGTACAGGTACAATGGCTACTAACTCTATATAAAGGGGAACAGAAGATGGACATGCAAAGCATCACCTACAGTTTGCACAACCATCACAACACATATTCAGCCACACAAACATTAGCCACTCCGCTCTGTTTACTATACTAGCCATCCAACCATGTACTCTTAAATAAAAAACTCGATCATACGGCATAAGCCATGACAGTCTAAATGGAGCATGAACAATAGTGTGAAATTACTCTTCTTGAGAAGATGTCACATGGGACTTTTATgatgtggggaagaaagaaaaagggaaaaagaaaaaaatattgtctgTTAATTAACAGACTTTCTAATAGATACCTTAATAACCTATAATCATTAGTCAAACCATCTCTAACTATATATATCTACTGGGCCTGCTTTGGTCATACATTCTCATTTCCTGCATACCTGTACCTTAATCTCATTATCTGCATTTCTGTTCATGCATTTTTATACATATAACATGTGTATTTGATCTGAATTCGTGACCCGGATATGTTTCCTACTTCAACTAGGAGTTCTACCAAATGTtattatctactccctccatcccaaaatataagaagttttaggttggagacggttattaagaaataggtagaagtgagtggtggaaggttgtgattggatgactagtggaggtaggtgggaaaaatgaa
The nucleotide sequence above comes from Oryza glaberrima chromosome 11, OglaRS2, whole genome shotgun sequence. Encoded proteins:
- the LOC127755238 gene encoding uncharacterized protein LOC127755238 isoform X2 — encoded protein: MGRSGVGPRSGRTCSPTSSSRCRRRWLTWGSCGGSPASACRMAAPPSARSSGSVQLLLGYLPTERAFWPHELEKKRSQYSAYKDEFLLNPSEKIRRFEESKLLRKKELNSDKIGLLPRAKVTNEEHPLSFGKSSLWNQYFQESEILEQIDRDVKRTHPEMPFFSAKANQESLRRILIIFSKLNPTIRYVQGMNEVLAPLFYVFKNDPDTSNSASAEADTFFCFVELLSGFKDNYCKHLDNSQVGIRSTLSKLSQLLKRHDEELWRHMEITTKVYPQYYAFRWITLLLTMEFSFNVCIHIWDAILGDPEGPPDTLLRICCAMLILVRRRLLAGDFTANIQLLQHYPPTNIDHLLHIANRLRGSVAS
- the LOC127755238 gene encoding uncharacterized protein LOC127755238 isoform X1, whose translation is MRKKPARAVPEWLNSPLWSAPPPSSSSPSPPVPPDPYGADLSPPPPPPPKPPPPPTVPPPSYEQAVGSSRRARSEAGWEEEEDGEVGGGAALRAHLLADFKLALSKKVVNMGELRRLACLGVPDGGAAVRPLVWKLLLGYLPTERAFWPHELEKKRSQYSAYKDEFLLNPSEKIRRFEESKLLRKKELNSDKIGLLPRAKVTNEEHPLSFGKSSLWNQYFQESEILEQIDRDVKRTHPEMPFFSAKANQESLRRILIIFSKLNPTIRYVQGMNEVLAPLFYVFKNDPDTSNSASAEADTFFCFVELLSGFKDNYCKHLDNSQVGIRSTLSKLSQLLKRHDEELWRHMEITTKVYPQYYAFRWITLLLTMEFSFNVCIHIWDAILGDPEGPPDTLLRICCAMLILVRRRLLAGDFTANIQLLQHYPPTNIDHLLHIANRLRGSVAS